One part of the Bdellovibrio bacteriovorus genome encodes these proteins:
- the menD gene encoding 2-succinyl-5-enolpyruvyl-6-hydroxy-3-cyclohexene-1-carboxylic-acid synthase, whose protein sequence is MELAAKVIQELVHTGVREFILCAGARNSPMVHILDECKNLKVYSFFEERAAGFFALGRIASTRRPVAVITTSGTAVAELLPAAVEGTYSSLPLIMVTADRPKHYRGSGAPQTIEQVGIFSYYNEVALDLDSENSHLSFKSLSWKKPIHVNVSFEEPLIDGPVPQIHIPSVSERTKLPVQIPLGTLKEMETFVNTHKPLVMVGILPEKAYGTVLDFLKQYKAPVYCEGISSLRGHPDLKDVEIRSGEKMIHRILEMGVCDSILRIGGIPTARVWRDLEDKYKELPVFSVSFNHFTGLSRPVQHCNSLDLLSQVEFSYPHHENVKVNIEDAARATQIRQLLDKYPDSEQGMIYAISKRMKGSSVYLGNSLPIREWDSSSSHDFPPARVAANRGANGIDGQISTFLGWAHPELENWCLVGDLTALYDLSSLWVTSQLDAKKFRVVVINNGGGQIFHRMFKKEIFINKHQISFESWAKMWNWSYDKWHTIPEDNKELNLADHQIIELSPNWEHTQEFWKEYDSLWKE, encoded by the coding sequence ATGGAACTTGCAGCAAAAGTCATTCAGGAACTGGTGCACACCGGAGTCAGAGAATTTATTCTTTGTGCCGGCGCCCGCAACAGTCCGATGGTTCACATTCTGGATGAATGCAAGAATCTGAAGGTTTATTCATTCTTTGAAGAACGTGCCGCAGGCTTCTTTGCTCTGGGCCGTATTGCCAGCACCCGTCGTCCAGTGGCGGTGATCACAACATCAGGAACTGCTGTGGCGGAACTTTTGCCCGCGGCTGTGGAAGGCACCTATTCTTCTTTGCCTCTGATCATGGTGACGGCGGATCGTCCGAAGCACTATCGTGGTTCCGGAGCTCCGCAGACGATCGAACAAGTGGGTATTTTCTCTTACTACAACGAAGTGGCTTTGGATCTGGACAGCGAAAACTCGCATCTGTCATTCAAATCCCTGTCCTGGAAAAAACCAATTCACGTCAACGTCAGCTTTGAAGAACCGCTGATCGACGGTCCGGTACCACAAATTCATATTCCCAGTGTTTCTGAACGCACCAAGCTGCCCGTGCAAATTCCACTGGGCACGCTGAAAGAAATGGAAACTTTCGTCAACACCCACAAGCCACTGGTGATGGTCGGGATCCTGCCGGAAAAAGCTTACGGCACTGTTTTGGATTTCCTGAAGCAGTACAAAGCGCCGGTTTATTGCGAAGGCATTTCCAGTCTGCGTGGTCATCCGGACTTGAAGGATGTTGAAATCAGATCCGGTGAAAAAATGATTCATCGTATTCTGGAGATGGGCGTTTGCGATTCCATCCTGCGCATCGGGGGTATTCCGACAGCGCGTGTGTGGCGTGATCTGGAAGACAAGTACAAAGAGCTTCCGGTGTTCTCGGTCAGCTTCAATCACTTCACAGGCCTGAGCCGTCCGGTTCAGCACTGCAATTCTTTGGATTTGCTAAGTCAGGTGGAATTCTCGTATCCGCATCACGAAAACGTGAAGGTGAATATCGAGGACGCGGCTCGCGCGACGCAGATTCGTCAGCTTTTGGACAAGTATCCTGATTCCGAGCAGGGCATGATCTATGCGATTTCAAAACGCATGAAGGGCTCATCGGTTTATCTTGGAAATTCTTTGCCGATCCGTGAGTGGGACTCCAGCTCTTCGCATGATTTCCCTCCGGCGCGGGTGGCGGCCAACCGTGGCGCCAACGGTATCGACGGACAGATCTCAACCTTCCTGGGCTGGGCTCATCCAGAGCTTGAAAACTGGTGCCTTGTTGGAGATTTAACAGCGCTGTATGATTTATCGTCACTTTGGGTAACTTCCCAGCTGGATGCGAAAAAATTCCGCGTTGTTGTGATTAATAATGGCGGGGGGCAGATTTTCCACCGCATGTTTAAGAAAGAGATTTTCATAAACAAACACCAGATTTCTTTCGAATCGTGGGCAAAGATGTGGAACTGGTCCTACGACAAATGGCATACTATTCCAGAAGACAACAAAGAGTTGAACCTGGCGGACCATCAGATCATTGAGCTGAGTCCTAACTGGGAACACACTCAAGAATTCTGGAAGGAGTACGACTCATTGTGGAAAGAGTGA
- a CDS encoding alpha/beta fold hydrolase, whose protein sequence is MERVNLFFLHGFLGRPTDWALVKAHLPQTEGLRIFTPDYFKELSLGPTHSFETWAENFVRWVEIHGGGSAARNVLVGYSLGGRLALHALEKKPALFYKVMLVSTNPGFNDMHESFDPISEERRQRWMNDSYWAEEFLKAPWDMVLRNWNAQPVFGGAEAEPSRSEKEYSREALSLALTQWSLAQQKNMRGLLEKQIQKLIWMVGERDEKFLEMSRRLTEEVPGFHFETVPSSSHRVLFDSPKELGERIRQLLQKLL, encoded by the coding sequence GTGGAAAGAGTGAATCTCTTTTTCCTTCACGGCTTCCTTGGAAGACCCACGGACTGGGCGCTTGTAAAAGCGCACTTGCCGCAAACTGAAGGACTGCGCATTTTTACACCGGATTATTTCAAAGAACTTTCCCTGGGGCCGACACATTCGTTCGAGACCTGGGCGGAAAACTTTGTCAGATGGGTTGAAATTCATGGTGGTGGCAGTGCCGCCCGCAATGTTCTGGTCGGATATTCTTTGGGTGGTCGTCTGGCGCTGCATGCTCTGGAAAAAAAGCCTGCCCTGTTTTACAAAGTCATGCTGGTGTCCACCAACCCCGGCTTCAATGATATGCACGAATCCTTTGATCCTATTTCTGAAGAGCGCCGTCAGCGCTGGATGAATGATTCCTATTGGGCTGAGGAATTTTTAAAGGCCCCGTGGGACATGGTTCTGCGCAACTGGAATGCCCAGCCGGTGTTTGGCGGGGCTGAAGCTGAGCCATCCCGGTCAGAAAAGGAATACTCGCGCGAGGCGCTCAGCCTGGCGTTGACCCAGTGGTCACTGGCACAGCAAAAGAACATGCGTGGTCTGCTGGAAAAGCAGATTCAGAAGCTGATCTGGATGGTCGGGGAGCGTGATGAAAAGTTCCTGGAGATGTCCCGTCGACTGACGGAAGAGGTCCCGGGGTTCCACTTTGAAACAGTGCCCTCTTCCAGTCACCGGGTTTTGTTCGACAGCCCCAAAGAACTGGGCGAAAGAATTCGTCAGCTTTTACAGAAGCTTCTTTGA
- a CDS encoding S1 family peptidase, with protein sequence MKTKLYVSSFIVLILSACGGYEAAYSPAPNDTAIVGGTMTAKDNIVSQYVVLIYDNPTKTYCTGALISKRLILTAAHCVGKGAEGLTLAFGLNPLAGQYVMKKAHKVATHDKYKKLNSTERNDIALISMKEDAPASYRPLTLPDSKFPLSKDLIFTAAGYGRISGKKTSADDTQGSGKLRHVDLTISHFSSDETQFYINQEDGKGICNGDSGGPALMRYSGKDYVVGVASAISWTVPGEVKASQKSQYIDNKDLCKDKSIYMNVIKYRQWIDDNSKKLL encoded by the coding sequence ATGAAAACGAAGTTGTACGTTAGCTCTTTCATCGTTTTGATTCTTTCGGCTTGCGGAGGCTATGAAGCAGCCTATTCCCCGGCTCCGAATGACACGGCCATTGTCGGCGGCACCATGACCGCCAAAGACAATATCGTTTCCCAGTATGTGGTGTTGATCTATGACAACCCGACAAAAACCTACTGCACAGGTGCGCTGATTTCCAAACGCCTGATTCTGACCGCCGCTCACTGCGTGGGTAAAGGTGCTGAGGGTTTGACTCTGGCATTCGGCCTGAATCCGCTGGCAGGTCAGTACGTGATGAAAAAGGCCCACAAGGTGGCCACTCACGACAAATACAAAAAATTAAATTCCACCGAGCGCAATGACATTGCTTTGATCTCGATGAAAGAGGATGCCCCGGCGTCCTATCGTCCGTTGACCCTGCCGGATTCCAAATTCCCTCTAAGCAAAGACCTGATCTTCACGGCCGCTGGCTACGGGCGCATTTCGGGCAAAAAAACTTCTGCCGATGACACTCAAGGTTCAGGCAAGCTGCGCCACGTGGATCTGACCATCAGTCATTTCAGCAGCGACGAGACTCAATTTTATATCAATCAGGAAGACGGCAAAGGCATCTGCAACGGCGACTCGGGTGGACCGGCGCTGATGCGCTATTCAGGCAAGGACTATGTCGTGGGTGTGGCTTCAGCGATCTCCTGGACCGTGCCTGGCGAAGTCAAAGCCAGCCAGAAAAGCCAGTACATCGACAATAAAGACCTTTGCAAAGACAAATCCATCTACATGAATGTGATAAAATATCGCCAGTGGATTGATGATAATTCAAAGAAGCTTCTGTAA
- a CDS encoding S1 family peptidase: MADISIIILSRSAKKGLFSATNHKLCGAKSGGILVKLNKLLISGIMASLALSACAPQKNDSSILTSGDGIIGGTEVKSEDSMSQSIVAVYDAFEGQICTGSLLTNNIVLTAAHCIGLFQEDMYVFFGTTITATSEHRKVEKVEVSQYWENRQGEDYDTGDIALVKFSGELPAGYKPATLLGNKRNIKKGAEIVLAGYGIADGKTGAGIGTLRTTKVKIDSPNYSTSEFLVDQTQGTGACHGDSGGPAYLEQNGKLFLMGITSRGVKDENNDCSQYAAFTSTLYYKSWINRMVTRLSSSLVDPNQLLPK, translated from the coding sequence ATGGCTGATATAAGCATTATCATCTTGTCACGCAGTGCCAAAAAGGGTTTATTCAGTGCCACGAACCACAAGCTTTGTGGAGCGAAATCCGGGGGGATTTTAGTGAAACTGAATAAGTTGCTAATTTCGGGGATCATGGCAAGTCTGGCACTTTCAGCCTGCGCGCCACAAAAAAACGACTCCAGCATTCTGACATCTGGAGACGGAATCATCGGGGGAACGGAAGTTAAGTCCGAAGACTCCATGAGCCAAAGCATCGTCGCTGTGTATGATGCCTTCGAGGGTCAAATCTGCACAGGTTCACTTCTTACCAACAATATCGTTCTGACAGCCGCTCACTGCATAGGTCTTTTCCAAGAAGACATGTACGTGTTCTTCGGCACAACAATCACGGCCACCAGCGAACACCGCAAGGTTGAAAAAGTGGAAGTTTCCCAATACTGGGAAAATCGCCAGGGCGAAGACTATGACACTGGTGATATCGCTCTTGTTAAATTCTCGGGCGAACTTCCGGCGGGCTATAAGCCAGCCACGCTTCTGGGCAACAAACGCAACATCAAAAAAGGTGCAGAGATCGTTCTTGCAGGTTATGGCATCGCAGATGGCAAAACCGGCGCCGGCATCGGCACATTGCGCACGACAAAAGTTAAAATCGACAGTCCAAATTACAGCACTTCTGAATTCCTTGTCGATCAGACCCAAGGCACAGGAGCTTGCCACGGGGATTCCGGAGGGCCTGCGTACCTTGAACAAAACGGTAAACTGTTCCTGATGGGTATCACCAGCCGTGGCGTGAAGGACGAAAACAACGACTGCTCTCAGTACGCAGCTTTCACCAGCACGCTGTACTATAAGTCCTGGATCAATCGCATGGTCACCAGACTTTCCAGTTCTCTGGTTGACCCCAACCAGTTGTTGCCTAAATAG
- the pip gene encoding prolyl aminopeptidase: MREFYPALEPFNKGMLKVSDIHTLYWEECGNPQGKPVVFLHGGPGGGVHPDHRRFFDPKAYRIILFDQRGSGQSLPCAELRENSTWDLVKDTETIREMLKIDKWVVFGGSWGSTLALAYAITHPERVKALVLRGIFLCRPSEIQWFYQEGASHIFPDVWDEYLKPIPENERHDLVAAYYKRLTHENADVRLEAAKAWSKWEAATSRLIVDPKAVDEFDDPEYALSFARIECHYFTNNAFFKTNNWLLENVDKIRHIPGAIVQGRYDVVCPAKSAWELHKAWPEAKFTIIPDSGHAAAEPGTRSALIEATDSFRDL, encoded by the coding sequence ATGCGCGAATTTTATCCAGCTCTAGAGCCTTTCAATAAAGGCATGCTGAAAGTTTCTGATATCCATACTCTGTACTGGGAAGAGTGCGGAAATCCACAAGGCAAACCTGTGGTGTTCCTGCACGGCGGCCCGGGTGGAGGTGTTCACCCGGATCATCGTCGTTTCTTTGATCCAAAAGCTTATCGCATTATTCTTTTCGACCAGCGCGGCAGCGGGCAGTCTTTGCCCTGCGCAGAACTGCGTGAAAACTCCACATGGGATCTAGTGAAGGACACCGAAACCATCCGCGAAATGCTGAAGATCGATAAATGGGTTGTCTTCGGCGGCAGTTGGGGTTCGACCCTGGCGCTGGCTTACGCAATCACTCATCCAGAGCGCGTAAAGGCTTTGGTTCTGCGCGGAATCTTCCTGTGCCGTCCGTCTGAAATTCAGTGGTTCTATCAAGAGGGCGCTTCCCACATCTTCCCGGATGTTTGGGACGAATATCTGAAACCAATCCCTGAAAACGAACGCCATGATCTGGTGGCTGCGTACTACAAACGCCTGACTCACGAAAACGCAGATGTCCGTTTGGAAGCTGCCAAAGCGTGGAGCAAGTGGGAAGCCGCAACCTCCCGTCTGATCGTGGACCCGAAAGCGGTGGATGAGTTCGATGACCCGGAATACGCGTTAAGCTTTGCGCGCATCGAATGCCATTACTTTACCAACAACGCCTTCTTTAAAACCAACAACTGGCTGCTGGAAAACGTGGATAAAATCCGCCACATCCCGGGCGCCATTGTTCAGGGCCGCTATGATGTGGTTTGCCCGGCGAAGTCCGCCTGGGAACTGCACAAGGCCTGGCCGGAGGCAAAATTTACAATCATCCCGGATTCAGGCCACGCAGCGGCCGAACCTGGAACCCGCTCAGCTCTTATTGAAGCCACAGACAGTTTCAGAGATCTGTAA